The Brassica napus cultivar Da-Ae chromosome C7, Da-Ae, whole genome shotgun sequence genomic interval taaagtggctagtgaagaggctagagaagaggctagaggggtgaccagagaggagttggaaattatgttcaagggcgtagctgactgcatgaaaaaagggtttaataagtgcatgagggagtttaggaagttgtccgatagattggaagctgtggagaagaaggttggtgtcaccaatcaggctacccctcaagataaacagcctacccctcttgccaaagaaaccgggggtagaaacaaacaggctacccctcaagataaacaacctacccctcatgccaaagaaaccgtggttagtaaccagcctcctcctcatcaaaccaaacagcagcctcctcctcctcaaaagaaacagcctcctcctcaaaagaaacagcctcctcctcaaaagaaacagcctcctcaaatcaaagaggttagtatcaaatccagggttaactagttgtccagacgactgtaaaagttgtctggacgactagttgaccctggacgacttaaacgtaagttgtctggacgactagttgaccacggaagacttaattttaagtcgtccaggtccaactagtcgtccagacaacttttgtttaagtcgtccagagttaacttgtgtgcaacttttattgcagagatggttgccggaggatacagcaaccgaggcatTCTCGGTAAATaagacctccaaagagattgttgctgtcacttccaccgatcaccaaccgagcctcgcttccaccgatcaacaactgagcctcgcttccaccgagccaagcgatccagtttcagaaccgagcctggttgtattggacaagcgtgcaaagagtaaaagagcgaagaaacctgctcccactgtgagatctccttatacggcagagaaaaaaaaagataaagtgggagcctataatccatttccgccagtaaacaaagatcggttgaaggaactcgctgattggttgaaaactgatccgtaagtgattgctttacccataatagcttgatttagtcgtccaaaactgattgcttttttgtttgcagtcattatttaactaagaccgaggacaaaccacgtacatcaccaacaaggtggtaccacttcctccggacagccagaggatggctggaagactgcgtaagtcttctgcacacgatttaagtcgtctacaaagtcgtccaagtagactactttccagacgacttattataagtcgtctggaaagtcgtctacttggacgaccacgtagacgacttatatttaagtcgtctggtaacttctaacttgttatatttaatatgcagcatatagatgcttggattaatgtgctaaggcagaggtatcaggagaacccacaagctttcaggagcgagcgaatgtgcttcctggatcacaacttttcccagtcttggagagagcagtatcacctcttcaaaacatcggaacctgatcacaaaggtttaggaagagttctacctggtggggcgtcgtatttttatgacggatcaataccttcattttgccaatcaaacaagaagtggggggaggacattgatgatatctatgcgccagtgaacttggacgacaagcattgggttgctatttggatatcgatccctaagaggcacatagtcgtctgggacagcataccttcatctagtgtaccagacgcatgggatgcgataatggagccttttctccagatggtcccttatctgcttgttgagtgcgcagccaccgacgaaatacgggtcaaatacgggttggagccatacacatatgagagaccgctgaaaggtgtacccacggccaacaatggtgattgtggcgtgtacactgtaaagtacattgaatgtcatgctctcggtgtctcctttgaccctaaagactttgctaggtgcaacgcaaagaaaatgagggataatatggcggtggatatatggaaggagcttgttgatcagcatctaaaagaaaatgtggatggtgataggTTCGTGGGCTTGTATGATTAGattagtgtttgtatttgaacttgtctttgtatttgaatatataagttgaacttgtaaatatataagttgtaaatatataagttgtctggaagattagtgtttgtatttgaacttgtaaatatataagttgtctggaagaaataagtcgtctggaaggttttccaactggacgacttacaaataagtcgtctagaaggtttggacgacttattataagtcgtctggaaggttttccaactggacgacttacaaataagtcgtctagaaggtttggacgacttgaagggatagtagaaggtagtctaaaaataaaatacacttgaagggatagtagaaggtcgtctaaaaataaaatacactggacgacttagtagaaggtcgtctaaaaataaaatacactggacgacttagtagaaggtcgtctaaaaataaaatacactggacgacttagtagaaggtcgtctaaaaataaaatacactggacgactaaaaatttagtcgtctggacgggtaatcaagacgggacgacttaaaaattttgtgtacattgtggtttcgtatggccagtttccttgcagtttgagcatctccgtgccctgtgtttcttcctgggtttgtgtcctctcatcctagatagctccaaccaagattgccatcttgatttcttcggtctcccccgaccacgctttagttctggaggaaagcattctcgttcctcaatatgttgtgacacgataggatatatattctctgagtatcctgcatacagataattctttgagtacagtggacatacaagtgtggagatatgcaaaccagcatgtattccagcagctatagcatgagagcaaggtattttctccactccatagacaccacaatcacactttgcatgttccaaatcaaccacacagtccattttgccacctttgacaaagaaatgccatccatcaattggttcgaccgtcatcgtacccgctatctcttctcgaacagcaagcaagtattcaacacccccgctatgttcagttgtgagactcaaagcatcttgtctccttttccaataccattttcctaacttctgccttatgaactccagcaggaacgtaatcggaaatcctcttgctcgcttcagtgcggaattaatagattcagcaatgttgcttgtttttatgttgaacctgttccccttacaataaacccttgaccatagcctgacgtcggctttctccaaatacgttgcaagttccgggtttgcactccgtatctcagccatgtaccggtcaaaatcgtaaaccgtgtgagcataagcagcccctttcaccaagtacatgagatgtttccctttaaactttttgacaatgttatcttgaaggtgataataacatattcctcgggttgcccaaggaaacaccttatcacacgcacttttaatggccttgtgccggtcggagactatcaccagaggcttgtcatgagatatacaactagccaattttgtgaaaaaccattcccaagaaggtatatcttcctcatccacgatcccaaaagccaatgggaatatctgaaaattgccatcttgtgcggctgcaactaacatagttcctccatactttccacttaggtgagttccatccaccacaatgacccttctctgatacttaaaacctttgatagaagctccaaaagagagaaatagatacttaaatcttttcatagaatcaagttctatcgccgtgatagaatcaggatttgcaatggagatttgctcgagatatgatgccagacgcgaatacccttcttctgctgatcctctcaccaatctttgtgcatataacagtgctctgtatgaagtggtgtaatcaagcgccatgccaaacatgttcctcattgcatcagtgatatgctgcggagttatcccatcaatgattccaacacgatcaatgaaaagactacctacatacttcggagtacagtgtctccgctgagcgattcggtctcccgctgagcataaatgtttttccacatactttgttacccaaaacgtgtttgtcccatgtttgacactcgctctgaccttccatccacaatagctaaccggacatgttgccacaacgagagttttcgttgatttgtataatttgaaagaaaacttacccctcactgctgccaaccgcagctctgaaagcagagcacccttgctaacaaaactctggttgacatagatactggtaccattcgattttcctccttcaatagcatttgtcttagcatatgtcttttggatttcttcaaaacaaatattatcatcatcttcctcgtcctcatctggaacctttccataaagactgtaatccccaccattctgatccgtttcaccaacaatagaattatcagcatcctcctccccattttcctcctccccatcttcttcccattcaccagcttcatcattatcaccaacatcttcttcccattcaccagcttcatcattatcaccaacatctttttcccattcaccagcttcatcaatatcccttttctctgaaaccgtttcgaccttgctgcggcttgatacacaaagacatactctatgggttttgagtatctccagcaagtttcgaacttgtctatcacttgtaacatgaatgggaagactgcctggagccatcatcatttctgctggtaatgagtagctaatctccacactcactgttctcatgtccaggttataatcttcttgagccattgcaacaagttcagcatgtgttgaatcttcattcaataaaaacaatcttcctcctttgagatcatcaaccacaaaatcccaacggaaatctctcaacaaccattctccatacactgcatgtaactgaaaaatcatctgcaaatattcaaaataaaacacattagtaaacatagagaaaagggaaatgaagaagttcaataaacattgccgcagacgacttagcattaagtcgtccagaagacttaaaggtaagtcgtctaaagaggtcacttttgcaattgaaaaagtCGACTAAAGTCGTcaagctttgtttgttaaaaaaaaaacttcagacgacttatatataagtcgtctacgagaaacgggctagttttgcatttgaccgaatcgtgtcagatctttgactatttctggacgacttataattcagtcgtctctgggaaagttaaaatttcaatattttatgaaaacttgacgacttacacgtaagtcgtcctaggttagttttgtaattgaaaaataaaacttgaaatttaactttctccagacgacttagatgaaagtcgtccagctaaacgacttaatttaaggtcgtccgggataagcaaggtttgaccagaaaattgggaaaaattctggacgactttgctttccccggacgactttaaattaagtcttctgagggacgactttatattaagtcgtctggttaaagttaaattatgaagttttatttttcaattacaaaactaacctaggacgacttacacgtaagtcgtcaagttttcataaaatattgaaattttaacttccccagagacgactgaattataagtcgtccagaaatagtcaaagatctgacacgattcggtcaaatgcaaaactagcccgtttctcgtagacgacgtatatataagtcgtctgaagtgtttttttttaacaaacaaagctggacgacttaatttaagtcgtccgtttgaccagaagactcatcagtaagtcttctacatacagatgacttactagtaagtcttctacgcgaacagatcttgaaaaaaaattcaaattcgtaccttaaactaggtgagatgacttcgtttgcacacagggtcttctccaaccacccagaacctcaaacgaaagcaaccgtaagtcaaaacgaaagaaatatggctctgcaaccatagcccatattttgaatcaaaagcttgagttttttggatgaatatagagagaaagtgaaagaaatgttgtttttagttcataacaattgaaacagagagagtgtaaagagatttacgtgcattaaagggcattaaaagctccaaacagttcgtacaaggttgttgccactattcattgcagtggcagtattgtaaatacttgaagaagatgaggttgagacagtaaagaagccattttcgaaaaaaaaaaaaaaaaaatgttaatggcattttcgtagataaagtgcaggtgtggggttaaaatctcaaaaaaaaaaggagtcaaaagaaaaggttagttttctgtttgactccaagttttgagtcacttttgcaaaaagcccatattatatatatatatgtatgtatattaatactttttttaaagaaattatataccatataaaatacataagtattttaatttcgaaatttgctttgaatttttttgataaacattttgaacaaatattgacaacttaatatttagattttaaactttgcattgaacttttttagaattataaattactaaaactattaaacatcccacaaattgtttattattatcagtgatttaaaatttttgttataaaaaaatacaaatgatcaaaaataatatgagtataaaatattttttaacagatgtcaatattaaaaatgtactatatatctatgttagtatcatttaaacttaattttataccaTATAAAACGGAAAAAGTTTTTgtatgaattaataaaatttatctatGTATTTAcacctatgttacatggaaacggaagcgggtacgtggaagcggaagcgtatggaaacgcagaagcgagattttttaaaaaattaggaagCGGGTATGTAttggaagcgtatatccatttatacatatatatatatatatatatattaaaatataagaaaaatttataaaatttaggactaaaattatatgatttaaacttataattaaatatttattcatttataataattttgaaatgatttcatattaaaactgtgaaaatacacataaattaagtttaaaaaaaatcattatattaattatttttaatacttcagaaataattgacacaatatatttgaatctatgatatatctttaataaaaacctcTATGCATAAAGATACTTGATAGtattagtttaaatatttatatattttaattctcTCTATTTcattactattaaaatttagattttatataaatgaaaactatgaattttaattttttttgttttgatttatgacATCGTGTTCTTAAAAAAATGTGGAAGCatgattccaaaacggaattgtaagcttccaacgtgtttttaaagaaaatattttagaagccttttggaagcgagattctgtaagcttccacaaggttctgattccgattccggttccgaagtgggaagcggacgtccgatgaagcttccgtgcaatCTAGATTTACACCTATTTAACTATATACGTACTagttactaaaattttaattattcaatatatatttattatttcataatatataatatgtaaaaacatataatacataaaaataatttatatataatattcatccagcgcttttaatttatttacgtAACCCAAAATCAAAGCCGCTCATATAAAGTAATGGAACGAAAAATCAAAGAGAAAACAGAGAGTACGTAGCTTTATTTACCCGTTACAAAAGTgggtaattttaatttatgctaCAAAAATAACCTGCTGATTCTTGTAATGTAACCTGCTGATTCTTGTAATGTAAAAGAAacgcccaccgtggggctcgAACCCACGACCACAAGGTTAAGAGCCTtgcgctctaccaactgagctagacGGGCTTTTAATTGTAGTTTAGTGTACACTAAAATACCCTTAACTACTTTACTGATCTTAGTATCTTACACTCTATTGAACTGTTCTAAATCAACATTGCTTTACCCAAATGAAGAATGCTCTTTTACAGCTAAAATCTATGGATAACACTAGAGTTTCAGATCACGGATTCAAAATATAAAGtcaaacaatgaaaaaaaaaaggagaaaggcgaattaaaaaaaaaaactaaagtacCCTTTATTTTGTGAGTCTTGCTTAGATTGTACTTATCACCTATAAGCTGCTTCTGCTTTTATCACCTTGTAGAAACCAGAACCAATGTGAGGAGTTTCAGGTTTACTAATCCAATTTCTCTTCTCCATTCTGCTTGTTGCTCTTCTTGGAATCCTCCTTAATCTGCAACTCATAAGATAGTAGCATTAAGTAGTGGAGGAGTATAtgcaaataaaaacattaagaaACGTATCATCATTATGTCATTAAACTAGGACGTAGAGACCACATTTATGGTTATCACAAGACATAAGCTAGTTGTACAAGTCTCAGTTTGGGAAGTATTTATTTTACCTGTTGAAGAAGCTTCTTTTGTAATCTGTAACCCTGATGGAAAGTAAGAATGATACAACCACATTGTCAATGCTTTAACTAGAAAGGAGAAGTGAAATTACAATATACTCACTTTCACAATATACTCACTTTGTCAGTTCCATAGATGTAATCGCAGTAAGTGAAAACTGAAGCAAAGTTACTCTGGCTTTGTCCTCCAACGTAATGATGGTAGTCATGATACTCAGCTCCACCATAGAATGGAATGTAATTTGTCAGAGTCCATGGAAAATCATATCTACAGCGTAAACATCATATAGTACAATTACTCCAAACGTTGTATCAAGAAGAGATTCAATGGCTTCAATTTGGCGTAAAGCTATCCACAACCATAAGGTTCGAGATTCATCAGACAAATCTCGATGCAATAAAAACAACACCCACCCTTTATTACCTGGATCGAAGGATAAGAAACGAGTTGTAAGGGGGCAACGACGAGGATGAACATCTTCATGACGTCTCTGTAACAACGAAACATGATCGGAGAATGAGTTCTTGACCTTAGGCTGAATGTTGTACCGATCGAACCAGCCTGAAACGGATCGCGAAAGTTCGATGAACACGAGAGGGAGAagatgaggaagaggaagagaatgTTGTGGAGGTAGTAATCTGACCTTGTGGCGGAGTATTCGAACCAAACTGTCTCGAGTCTCGTGAGGTTTCTGCCTCTTCGATGGTTGC includes:
- the LOC106442631 gene encoding uncharacterized protein LOC106442631; this translates as MDFSLIRFHKYKSSDITLGLKKITPRHQSKYSPDQLYNRQNPANNDDTLFFSLNLTPSLSPRNECRHLTMIPYATIEEAETSRDSRQFGSNTPPQGWFDRYNIQPKVKNSFSDHVSLLQRRHEDVHPRRCPLTTRFLSFDPGNKGWVLFLLHRDLSDESRTLWLWIALRQIEAIESLLDTTYDFPWTLTNYIPFYGGAEYHDYHHYVGGQSQSNFASVFTYCDYIYGTDKGYRLQKKLLQQIKEDSKKSNKQNGEEKLD